In Paenibacillus sp. G2S3, a single window of DNA contains:
- a CDS encoding RluA family pseudouridine synthase — MNDLNKDVNQQAASTSEEERDVTEWTVSAENARERIDKYITESWEEDISRSQVQLWISGGHVTVNGATVKANYKLSEGDVVSIVVPEAEVTDLIPENIPLDVVYEDSDVIVINKPRGMVVHPAAGHPSGTLVNALMYHCKDLSGINGEIRPGIVHRIDKDTSGLIMVAKNDASHASLAAQLKEHSVTRRYIAVVHGNLSHDKGTVDAPIGRDPHDRKLYTVTEKNSKKSVTHFTVMERFGNCTLLELQLETGRTHQIRVHMKFIGHPLVGDPIYGRSKGTTMNGQALHAAVLGFIHPTTGEYKEFSRPIPEDMEEVLFTLRSR, encoded by the coding sequence ATGAATGATTTGAACAAAGACGTCAATCAACAAGCGGCATCTACGAGCGAAGAAGAGAGGGACGTCACGGAGTGGACCGTTTCGGCGGAGAACGCGCGGGAGCGAATCGATAAATATATCACGGAATCTTGGGAAGAGGATATTTCTCGTTCTCAGGTACAGCTGTGGATCAGTGGTGGCCATGTTACGGTTAATGGGGCAACCGTGAAAGCTAATTATAAGCTCTCAGAAGGCGATGTAGTTTCCATTGTCGTTCCTGAAGCAGAAGTGACGGATTTGATTCCGGAGAATATCCCTCTTGATGTTGTCTATGAGGACAGCGATGTCATTGTGATTAATAAGCCACGTGGTATGGTTGTGCACCCAGCAGCTGGGCATCCGTCAGGCACTTTAGTGAATGCACTGATGTATCATTGCAAGGATCTGTCCGGTATTAACGGTGAGATTCGTCCAGGTATTGTACATCGTATTGATAAGGATACCTCTGGTCTTATTATGGTGGCTAAAAATGATGCTAGTCACGCATCACTCGCAGCACAGCTTAAGGAGCACAGTGTAACGCGCCGCTATATAGCAGTTGTACACGGTAATTTGTCGCATGACAAAGGAACGGTTGACGCTCCGATCGGTAGAGATCCACATGATCGCAAGCTATACACTGTAACGGAAAAGAACAGCAAGAAATCTGTGACCCATTTTACGGTGATGGAGCGGTTCGGCAATTGTACACTGCTGGAGCTGCAGCTAGAGACTGGGCGCACGCATCAGATTAGAGTGCATATGAAATTCATTGGTCATCCGCTTGTGGGCGATCCGATTTATGGACGCAGCAAAGGAACAACTATGAATGGACAAGCGTTACATGCGGCGGTGCTTGGATTTATTCATCCTACAACAGGTGAATATAAAGAATTCAGCAGACCTATTCCGGAAGACATGGAAGAAGTTCTGTTCACATTGCGCAGCAGATAA
- the lspA gene encoding signal peptidase II, whose amino-acid sequence MVYYLIALIVFLVDQGTKYLIATRLEIGDQIPVIGNFFLITSHRNRGAAFGILQGQQWFFFLVTVVVVAGIVWYLNKTRHSRKMLSVALGLVLGGAIGNFLDRMISGEVVDFLLFNFGSYSFPIFNVADSCIVIGVGLILLDSFRDLKNGEEITEIKEVKEAKEVKEGNE is encoded by the coding sequence GTGGTGTACTATTTGATTGCTCTTATTGTATTTTTGGTGGATCAGGGAACGAAATATCTCATTGCCACACGTCTGGAGATTGGGGATCAGATTCCGGTTATCGGGAATTTCTTCCTAATTACCTCACATCGTAATCGCGGGGCTGCTTTTGGGATTCTACAAGGTCAGCAATGGTTCTTCTTTTTAGTTACGGTTGTAGTGGTTGCAGGTATCGTTTGGTACTTGAACAAAACTAGACATTCGCGGAAGATGCTGTCTGTTGCCCTTGGACTTGTTCTGGGTGGAGCGATAGGTAACTTCCTCGACCGGATGATTAGTGGTGAGGTTGTTGATTTCCTTCTGTTTAATTTTGGAAGCTATAGCTTCCCGATTTTTAACGTTGCGGATTCGTGTATCGTCATTGGGGTTGGGTTGATTCTATTGGACTCCTTCCGCGATCTTAAGAATGGTGAAGAAATCACGGAAATCAAAGAAGTAAAAGAAGCAAAGGAAGTAAAAGAAGGGAATGAATGA
- a CDS encoding TraR/DksA C4-type zinc finger protein, whose translation MTHLTVQQLSELRARLEKDRDTIQHRLQNNEHYGLQESMRDGTGELSENDNHPGDAATDLYNRSMDISLLERDEHELDDIDAALTAMDEGTYGICKASGKPIPFERLSAIPSTLYCKEHAPRQNAPFTRPIEEEFLSPPFGRTSLDEREDQNGFDGEDAWQIVESWGTSNTPAMAEGNNIDSYNDMEIEADELEGCVEPWENFIATDITGNNVVVVPGRSYERYKDSGEGSYMLDPLEGEE comes from the coding sequence ATGACGCACCTGACAGTACAGCAGCTCTCAGAGCTACGCGCCCGATTAGAAAAAGATCGTGATACTATTCAGCACAGGCTTCAGAATAATGAACATTACGGCTTACAGGAATCCATGCGGGATGGCACCGGAGAACTTTCCGAGAATGATAACCATCCTGGGGATGCAGCCACAGATTTGTATAATCGCTCCATGGATATTTCATTGCTAGAGCGGGACGAGCATGAGCTGGATGACATTGATGCTGCTCTCACCGCTATGGATGAAGGCACCTATGGGATATGTAAGGCTAGCGGTAAGCCGATTCCTTTTGAGCGTCTGTCTGCTATTCCCTCCACGCTTTATTGTAAAGAGCACGCTCCACGTCAAAATGCACCTTTTACTCGGCCAATTGAAGAAGAATTTTTGTCTCCTCCATTTGGGCGTACGAGTCTCGATGAGCGAGAGGATCAAAACGGCTTTGACGGTGAGGATGCCTGGCAGATTGTAGAAAGCTGGGGCACCTCGAATACTCCCGCCATGGCGGAAGGCAACAATATTGACTCTTATAATGATATGGAGATTGAAGCCGATGAGCTTGAAGGCTGCGTAGAGCCTTGGGAGAACTTTATCGCCACTGATATTACGGGCAACAATGTAGTTGTAGTACCGGGACGTAGCTACGAGCGTTATAAGGATAGTGGCGAGGGAAGTTACATGCTTGATCCGCTCGAAGGCGAGGAGTAA
- a CDS encoding DUF5665 domain-containing protein — MPLEEKMNTMYRLTFEWAHILEKSRIYQYTELLYSPWTLIWKNILYGAARGVGIALGFTFFAATIIYVLQVLGALNLPIIGDYIADIVRIVQRQLEFK; from the coding sequence ATTCCACTGGAAGAAAAAATGAATACAATGTATCGATTAACCTTTGAATGGGCCCATATCTTAGAGAAATCACGAATTTATCAGTATACGGAGCTGTTATATTCACCTTGGACTCTAATTTGGAAAAATATTTTATATGGAGCGGCTCGTGGAGTAGGGATCGCGCTAGGCTTTACTTTTTTTGCGGCAACGATCATCTATGTTCTTCAGGTACTTGGAGCATTGAATCTACCGATTATCGGAGATTATATTGCGGATATTGTACGAATTGTTCAACGTCAGCTGGAATTCAAATAG